A section of the Leptotrichia sp. HSP-342 genome encodes:
- the tilS gene encoding tRNA lysidine(34) synthetase TilS produces the protein MEKVKKIKKKIFKKLEEIIKEELISEKDKILIAFSGGPDSVFLYHFLNSLKNIISIEISIVYINHNLRHDVENDLKFINEFSNSNNVNYYIESVDVKKYATKNKKSIELAARELRYEAIENIRKKIGYNKIATGHNLDDNVETFIFRLLRGTSVIGLKSIPKTRENIVRPILDFEKSEILSFLKNKNYKYIIDYTNNKNDYTRNFIRNKIFPDFENINPTFRQKIDSLIKEINEKENCKLTFSNIYEGTINHKDELIQLLKRNNVEISREKINQIYKSLFSENGKLQNEGSKEFYLGKNKVLQNIYGELKIINTLDNKVEKSDKNSKIFDKIKILKGNQSIEWYNYEIILYENIQDFKTYFINKKNVNYTFYKFDDEKIKDRKIIVRSRKDGDRIFLKNLGHKKVKKILIDEKIMKWERDFIPIVEIEDVQVLENLETEISEIEIDKNKKIKEILAISDIKFSKFLEKISNKDIENLENSTKSKLLIIGRKNGRKR, from the coding sequence ATGGAAAAAGTAAAAAAAATTAAAAAAAAAATATTTAAAAAATTAGAGGAAATTATAAAGGAAGAGCTGATATCTGAAAAAGACAAGATTCTTATTGCCTTTTCTGGAGGGCCTGATTCAGTTTTTCTTTATCATTTTCTTAATTCACTAAAAAATATAATTTCAATAGAGATTTCAATAGTTTATATTAATCATAACTTACGTCATGATGTTGAAAACGACTTGAAATTTATAAATGAATTTTCAAATTCCAATAATGTTAATTATTATATCGAAAGTGTTGATGTAAAAAAGTATGCGACAAAAAATAAAAAGTCAATAGAATTGGCAGCAAGGGAATTGAGATATGAGGCTATTGAGAATATTAGAAAAAAGATAGGATATAACAAGATTGCTACAGGCCATAATTTAGATGATAATGTAGAAACCTTTATTTTCCGTCTTTTAAGGGGTACATCAGTAATAGGGTTAAAAAGTATTCCGAAGACAAGAGAAAATATAGTAAGACCAATTTTAGATTTTGAAAAAAGTGAAATTTTATCTTTTTTAAAAAATAAAAATTACAAATACATAATTGATTATACCAATAATAAAAATGATTATACAAGAAACTTTATCCGAAATAAAATTTTTCCTGATTTCGAAAATATTAACCCTACTTTTAGACAAAAAATAGATTCTCTGATAAAAGAAATTAATGAAAAAGAAAATTGTAAATTGACATTTTCTAATATTTATGAGGGGACTATAAATCATAAAGATGAATTAATTCAACTTCTGAAACGAAATAATGTAGAAATTTCAAGAGAAAAAATTAATCAGATTTATAAAAGTCTTTTTTCGGAAAATGGGAAATTACAAAATGAAGGTTCAAAAGAATTTTATTTAGGTAAAAATAAAGTTTTGCAAAATATATATGGGGAATTAAAAATTATTAATACTTTAGATAATAAAGTAGAAAAAAGCGATAAAAATAGTAAAATCTTTGATAAAATCAAAATTTTAAAGGGAAATCAAAGTATTGAATGGTATAATTACGAGATAATCTTATATGAAAATATTCAGGATTTTAAAACTTATTTTATAAACAAAAAAAATGTAAACTATACTTTTTATAAATTTGATGATGAAAAAATAAAAGATAGAAAAATTATTGTCAGAAGTCGAAAAGATGGGGATAGAATTTTTCTAAAAAATTTGGGACATAAAAAAGTTAAAAAAATTCTTATTGATGAAAAGATTATGAAATGGGAGAGGGATTTTATTCCCATTGTAGAGATTGAAGATGTTCAAGTTTTGGAAAATTTAGAAACTGAAATTAGTGAAATAGAAATTGATAAGAATAAAAAAATAAAAGAAATATTAGCAATTTCAGATATAAAGTTTTCAAAATTTTTGGAAAAAATCTCAAATAAAGATATTGAAAATTTAGAAAATAGCACTAAAAGTAAACTATTAATAATAGGGAGGAAAAATGGCAGAAAGAGATAA
- the mltG gene encoding endolytic transglycosylase MltG produces MKNTLKVIYVVIFFVLFMCLIFFYNFFVAKKEYRNVNINIKKGTTFSQIYKELKLHYGITDRAYLKLNGGNIKLKVGTYKFNGKFSKYEIIKKIKSSETNGVRLTIPEGFTSKQVFARMEALELGNREEINKVLSEMDFPYPHENNNFEGYFYPETYIFSENVTTKQVIQTILGEFLKKFPPEKYPDKQKFYNNLKMASIVEAEVSDAVDKPKVAGIFLKRLEIGMKLESDATLKYELGRQASRNELKSQNTPYNSYKVKGLPPTPIGNPPIETFKAVLNAEKTDNLFFFTYKGKTYYSKTHEEHLKKRRESGQLK; encoded by the coding sequence ATGAAAAATACACTAAAAGTTATTTATGTTGTAATTTTTTTTGTATTATTTATGTGTCTGATATTTTTTTATAATTTTTTTGTTGCAAAAAAAGAATATAGAAATGTTAACATAAATATAAAAAAAGGAACAACATTTTCACAAATTTATAAGGAACTAAAATTACATTACGGAATTACCGACAGAGCTTATTTAAAACTAAATGGCGGAAATATAAAATTAAAAGTAGGAACTTATAAATTTAATGGAAAATTTTCAAAATATGAAATTATAAAAAAAATTAAGAGCAGTGAAACTAATGGAGTTAGATTGACAATACCTGAAGGATTTACTTCAAAGCAAGTATTTGCAAGAATGGAAGCATTAGAACTGGGGAACAGAGAAGAAATAAACAAAGTCCTTAGTGAAATGGATTTTCCATATCCACATGAAAATAATAATTTCGAAGGATATTTTTATCCTGAAACTTATATTTTTTCTGAAAATGTTACAACGAAACAGGTTATTCAAACTATTTTAGGTGAATTTTTGAAAAAATTTCCACCTGAAAAATATCCTGATAAACAAAAGTTTTATAATAATTTAAAAATGGCTTCAATAGTGGAAGCGGAAGTGTCTGATGCTGTAGATAAGCCAAAAGTTGCGGGAATATTTTTGAAAAGATTGGAAATTGGAATGAAATTGGAATCAGATGCAACTTTGAAATATGAACTGGGAAGACAAGCATCAAGAAATGAGTTAAAATCTCAAAATACACCATATAATTCATATAAAGTGAAAGGATTGCCACCAACACCGATTGGAAATCCACCAATAGAAACTTTTAAGGCAGTTTTAAATGCAGAAAAGACAGATAATCTATTTTTCTTTACATATAAAGGAAAAACATATTATTCAAAAACACATGAGGAACATTTAAAAAAACGTCGTGAAAGCGGACAGTTAAAATAA
- the purD gene encoding phosphoribosylamine--glycine ligase → MKILIVGAGGREHAIAWKLSQNEKVEKIFIAPGNACVKMLPNAESVNLGSIDEYISFAKNNNVELTVVGSEELLVQGIVDEFHKNGLKIFGPDKKAAILEGSKAYSKDFMKKYGIKTAVYEIFDNSEKAKEFLNNWKDFPVVIKASGLAAGKGVIIAQNLNEAIKAVEDIMVDEKFGNAGNQVVIEEFLDGVEASILSFTDSKVIVPLLSAKDHKKIGEDETGLNTGGMGVISPNPFVTDEIFGKFKSDIMEPTLKGMQAEGMDFAGVIFFGLMITKKGVYLLEYNMRMGDPETQAVLPLLENDLLELIEKSFEKKLSEVKVNWKPLHSCCVVAAAGGYPESYKKGDEITGVLDFKETHDNKVFICGAKVENGKLLTNGGRVLNAVALGNTLEEAQKKAYELLKTINFEGMYFRKDIGGRFY, encoded by the coding sequence ATGAAAATATTAATTGTGGGTGCTGGTGGAAGAGAGCATGCGATTGCTTGGAAACTTTCTCAAAATGAAAAAGTGGAAAAAATATTTATAGCTCCAGGAAATGCCTGTGTAAAAATGCTACCAAATGCTGAAAGTGTGAATTTAGGCTCAATAGATGAGTATATTTCGTTTGCAAAAAACAATAATGTCGAATTAACAGTTGTGGGAAGTGAAGAATTGCTTGTTCAGGGGATTGTGGATGAATTTCATAAAAATGGACTGAAAATATTTGGGCCTGATAAAAAGGCTGCGATTCTTGAGGGAAGTAAGGCTTATTCTAAGGATTTTATGAAAAAATATGGAATAAAGACAGCAGTTTATGAAATTTTTGATAATTCTGAAAAAGCTAAGGAATTTTTGAATAACTGGAAAGATTTTCCTGTGGTTATAAAGGCTAGCGGACTTGCAGCTGGAAAAGGTGTTATTATTGCTCAAAATCTAAATGAAGCTATTAAGGCTGTGGAAGATATAATGGTTGATGAGAAATTTGGAAATGCTGGAAATCAGGTTGTAATTGAAGAATTTCTCGACGGAGTAGAAGCTTCAATTTTATCCTTTACAGACAGTAAAGTAATTGTACCGCTATTGTCAGCAAAGGATCATAAAAAGATTGGAGAAGATGAAACTGGATTAAATACAGGAGGAATGGGAGTTATCAGTCCAAATCCTTTTGTTACGGATGAAATTTTTGGAAAATTTAAGTCAGATATAATGGAGCCAACTTTGAAAGGAATGCAGGCTGAAGGAATGGATTTTGCAGGAGTAATTTTCTTTGGACTTATGATTACTAAAAAAGGTGTTTATTTGCTTGAATACAATATGAGAATGGGAGATCCAGAAACTCAGGCGGTATTACCGCTTCTGGAAAATGACTTGCTTGAGTTAATAGAAAAATCTTTTGAAAAAAAATTATCGGAAGTTAAAGTTAATTGGAAACCATTACATTCATGCTGCGTAGTAGCTGCTGCGGGAGGTTACCCAGAAAGCTATAAAAAAGGCGATGAAATTACAGGAGTTCTTGACTTTAAAGAAACTCACGATAACAAAGTATTTATCTGTGGAGCAAAAGTTGAAAATGGAAAATTGTTGACTAATGGCGGAAGAGTATTAAATGCTGTAGCTCTTGGAAATACACTGGAAGAAGCACAAAAAAAGGCATATGAACTTTTGAAAACTATAAATTTTGAAGGAATGTATTTTAGAAAAGATATTGGCGGAAGGTTTTATTAA
- a CDS encoding tetratricopeptide repeat protein yields the protein MEKQKNLERKTVKEWIKYIQEKIRNNSDYDSVYEEYKTFLENELKENPKNVEVVCQLAAVYNELTYQWEDIYKLLNEFIKKYENELTDEEKSRIYTNLGYYYDDQRVGSKRAIRTLRKAVTFNPNNSKTYYGLGADYYGAGKYEKSEEMYKRACELENNPIYKFEYANLLMVNGKNEEAKIILEELIKKDFEFGKEDFIKVKYIYIANKLQLKEFINIEAQIDKLMLENIDNDYFFGSDLESLYYLSENYKKLVEIYLKIDAQEDCQVPYEELPIYFYSLKRLNKFDKLEKSFKKALKFKNEEIEDVKNGEFKREWTKSEKKEEIREIKRQIKNLKAEYEKILKTDYKPEVKIYPKFLYDCFLIDCPRHQKLD from the coding sequence TTGGAAAAACAAAAAAATTTAGAAAGAAAAACGGTAAAAGAATGGATAAAATATATTCAAGAAAAAATTAGAAATAATAGTGATTACGATTCTGTTTATGAAGAGTATAAAACATTTTTGGAAAATGAATTGAAAGAAAATCCCAAAAATGTGGAAGTTGTTTGTCAATTAGCGGCAGTTTATAATGAATTAACCTATCAATGGGAGGATATTTATAAATTATTGAATGAATTTATTAAAAAATATGAAAATGAATTAACTGATGAGGAAAAATCACGTATTTATACCAATTTAGGGTATTATTATGATGATCAGAGAGTTGGAAGTAAAAGAGCAATTAGAACTTTGAGAAAGGCTGTGACGTTTAATCCAAATAATTCAAAGACTTATTATGGACTTGGGGCGGATTATTATGGTGCTGGGAAATACGAGAAGTCAGAAGAAATGTATAAAAGAGCTTGTGAATTAGAAAATAATCCAATTTATAAGTTTGAGTATGCAAATTTGCTGATGGTTAATGGAAAAAACGAAGAGGCAAAAATAATTTTGGAAGAATTAATAAAAAAAGATTTTGAGTTTGGAAAAGAGGATTTTATTAAGGTAAAATATATTTACATTGCAAATAAACTTCAGTTGAAGGAATTTATAAATATTGAGGCTCAAATTGATAAATTAATGTTAGAAAATATTGATAATGATTATTTTTTTGGTAGTGATTTAGAAAGTCTGTATTATTTATCTGAGAATTATAAAAAACTGGTAGAAATTTATTTAAAAATAGATGCTCAAGAGGATTGCCAAGTACCATATGAAGAACTACCAATTTATTTTTATTCATTAAAGCGATTAAATAAATTTGATAAATTAGAAAAATCTTTTAAGAAAGCATTGAAATTTAAAAATGAAGAAATAGAAGATGTTAAAAATGGAGAATTTAAAAGAGAGTGGACAAAATCTGAGAAAAAAGAAGAAATTAGGGAGATAAAAAGGCAAATAAAGAACTTAAAGGCGGAATATGAGAAAATTTTGAAAACAGATTATAAACCAGAAGTGAAAATTTACCCTAAATTTTTATATGACTGTTTTTTGATAGATTGTCCACGACATCAGAAATTAGATTAA
- a CDS encoding tetratricopeptide repeat protein codes for MKQTQKEWARYIQDEIKKNDSYDNYKHAFIEYMDYLEKCLLENPRDVEKVCQLAIAYFTVYQDGKKSVNVLEEFLKKYSKDLNDDEKAIIYQDLADLYEKDAYDDKMCKYYLTKLIKMGKQSVVVWEVLGEYYLKRKKYKKALECFQEMEKFSDEKEIEDDYNYGITLFYCGYFEKAKEMLLRCYEKEPKSAGILYALALCLHYTNDKKLAEPILDKLLEKVSLEKYYYDEQILFEELIDLYYLFEEYDRCVLVFEKEIDELDWEERFYYNMGFSFYFYSLKKLGNFKKAENKLSELIQKHNKYIEKIEVGEIYDKKYWNEEEIDEFIEEEKNEIKKVLEIYKKIMNSNYKPENTRINLEKMYKTCYLVDCPMHQKLD; via the coding sequence ATGAAACAAACACAAAAAGAATGGGCAAGATATATTCAGGATGAAATCAAAAAAAATGATAGTTACGATAATTATAAGCATGCATTTATTGAATATATGGATTATTTAGAGAAATGTCTTTTGGAAAACCCACGAGATGTGGAAAAGGTTTGTCAATTAGCGATAGCCTATTTTACGGTATATCAAGATGGAAAAAAGAGTGTGAATGTATTAGAGGAGTTTTTGAAAAAATATTCAAAAGATTTAAATGATGATGAGAAGGCTATTATTTATCAGGATTTGGCTGATTTATATGAAAAAGATGCTTATGATGATAAAATGTGTAAGTATTATTTGACAAAATTAATTAAAATGGGGAAACAATCAGTGGTTGTATGGGAAGTATTGGGAGAATATTATTTAAAAAGAAAAAAATACAAAAAGGCACTTGAATGTTTTCAGGAAATGGAAAAATTTTCAGATGAGAAGGAAATAGAAGATGATTATAATTATGGGATAACGTTGTTTTATTGTGGTTATTTTGAAAAAGCGAAAGAAATGCTATTGAGATGTTATGAAAAGGAACCTAAAAGTGCAGGAATTTTATATGCATTGGCACTGTGCTTACATTATACCAATGATAAAAAATTGGCTGAGCCAATTCTGGATAAATTGTTAGAGAAAGTGTCGTTAGAGAAATATTATTATGATGAGCAAATTTTATTTGAAGAACTTATAGACTTATATTATTTATTTGAAGAATACGATAGGTGTGTCTTGGTTTTTGAAAAAGAGATAGATGAACTTGACTGGGAAGAACGTTTTTATTATAATATGGGTTTTTCATTTTATTTTTACAGTTTAAAAAAATTAGGAAATTTTAAGAAAGCAGAAAACAAATTGTCAGAATTGATTCAAAAACATAATAAGTATATTGAAAAAATTGAAGTTGGAGAAATTTATGACAAAAAATACTGGAATGAAGAAGAGATTGATGAATTTATTGAAGAAGAAAAGAATGAAATAAAAAAGGTTTTGGAGATATATAAAAAGATAATGAATAGTAATTATAAGCCTGAAAATACAAGAATAAATTTAGAAAAAATGTATAAAACTTGCTATTTAGTTGATTGTCCAATGCATCAGAAATTAGATTAG
- a CDS encoding tetratricopeptide repeat protein, translating to MKKYIYKIWEKMGNEDRTEYDVALENYRKYLLKETVKNPEDVLVVCQLAGVCYLSRKCDGIAILETFLKRNFDILTEDKKFRIYADLAYLSEDMGCMEEKAIDYLEKAIKINSNNADIYYRLAAICFHAKMYQKSLENIEIACKMSDEAKYSYGYALILIQNKEYKKAEKILDNLLMEDSNNIKYHFYRVLCGIYLGNKDTGNIEKLLEKIKKFEMLEKTDYERYLNWLTYEGFNTFDEDVIKDLYYLCGNYEKYCKYAENVNFNLEANYMAPYLYSLKQLDKFEKIDKILKEAEKEIFQNIEEIKTDEEYQKDTTEEELLEMIEDEKQKLKNINLVLEKILNTDFKPKMEIFMYLKYECWLLDCPQHLIIDEN from the coding sequence ATGAAAAAATATATTTATAAAATATGGGAAAAAATGGGAAATGAAGATAGAACAGAATATGATGTTGCACTTGAAAATTATAGGAAATACTTGTTGAAGGAAACTGTAAAAAATCCTGAAGATGTTTTGGTCGTTTGTCAGTTGGCGGGAGTTTGCTATTTGAGCAGGAAATGCGACGGTATAGCAATTTTAGAAACATTTTTGAAAAGGAATTTTGATATTTTAACAGAAGATAAAAAGTTTAGAATATATGCTGATTTGGCTTATTTGTCTGAAGATATGGGATGTATGGAAGAAAAGGCTATTGATTATCTTGAAAAAGCAATAAAAATTAATTCAAATAATGCAGACATTTATTACAGACTTGCAGCTATTTGTTTTCATGCTAAAATGTATCAAAAATCTCTTGAAAATATAGAAATTGCCTGCAAAATGAGTGATGAAGCGAAATATAGTTATGGATATGCACTGATTTTAATTCAAAATAAAGAATATAAAAAAGCTGAAAAAATTTTAGATAATTTGTTAATGGAAGACTCAAACAACATTAAATATCATTTTTACAGAGTTCTTTGTGGAATTTATTTAGGAAATAAAGATACTGGAAATATAGAAAAACTTTTGGAAAAAATAAAAAAGTTTGAAATGCTGGAGAAAACAGATTATGAAAGATATTTGAATTGGTTGACGTATGAAGGTTTTAACACGTTTGACGAAGATGTAATAAAAGATTTATATTATTTATGTGGTAATTATGAAAAATATTGCAAATATGCAGAGAATGTTAATTTTAATTTAGAAGCAAATTATATGGCACCGTATCTTTATTCGTTAAAACAATTGGATAAATTTGAGAAAATAGATAAAATATTGAAAGAAGCTGAAAAAGAGATTTTTCAAAACATTGAAGAAATAAAGACTGACGAAGAATATCAGAAAGATACAACAGAAGAAGAACTTTTGGAAATGATAGAAGATGAAAAGCAGAAATTGAAAAACATTAATTTAGTGCTGGAAAAAATATTGAATACAGATTTTAAGCCTAAGATGGAAATATTTATGTACTTGAAATATGAATGTTGGTTACTGGATTGTCCACAGCATCTGATAATTGATGAGAATTGA
- a CDS encoding Txe/YoeB family addiction module toxin: MVEEYKIYILKKANKDKEKIKQFPALKNNVEKLISLIKKNPFQTPPSYEVLTKDLKGYYSRRINKQHRLVYEVIEEEKRINIISMWTHYEI; this comes from the coding sequence ATGGTAGAAGAATACAAAATTTATATTTTGAAAAAAGCTAATAAGGATAAAGAGAAAATAAAGCAATTTCCAGCATTAAAAAATAATGTGGAAAAATTAATAAGTCTTATAAAGAAAAATCCTTTTCAAACGCCACCATCCTATGAGGTTTTAACTAAAGATTTGAAAGGTTATTATTCAAGAAGAATTAATAAACAGCACAGGCTAGTGTATGAAGTTATAGAAGAAGAGAAAAGAATAAATATCATTAGCATGTGGACACATTATGAAATTTAA
- a CDS encoding type II toxin-antitoxin system Phd/YefM family antitoxin: protein MTNTNATNLRKNLFSYLESAIDYNDVINVNTKKGNAIIISEAEYNGLLETLYLLSDPTMKEKIEAAKNAGDEDYEAFEW from the coding sequence ATGACAAATACAAATGCAACTAATTTGAGGAAAAATTTATTTTCTTATTTAGAATCGGCAATTGACTATAATGATGTTATCAATGTGAACACTAAAAAAGGAAATGCTATTATCATTAGCGAAGCTGAATACAACGGTTTATTAGAAACTCTATACTTGTTATCAGATCCAACAATGAAAGAAAAAATTGAAGCTGCAAAAAATGCTGGTGATGAAGATTACGAGGCTTTTGAATGGTAG
- a CDS encoding YARHG domain-containing protein: protein MRKIRIFLLFCLMFIFCTNLLANDWEFGSEGGHIVPMNVSNIAIKSEKLHFKLEKVKGEYGPVNEMAVTVRFVFDSPEAGEKYIGFITPEGGNEEWDEVNHFKNFRTIVNGKSVNTVSYRLTDFVPKDVKKLEEVKKYFKEYDEEKAKEEADYYKRSYVYYFKANFKKGENVIEHSYRYDGSGGVGYNDFNYVWSTISKWKNQKVDDFEVIVEPGSALIAIPEIKMKNGKYIDWKLVGEGNIDYGYRNYYDRDGQYKVLYAKLKKGYLHFKTKNFSPEDEFNLSEIVYLNGNYYFPEKTEKGYKYRDDLTKAAYSAEYLTADELKELTNEDLKIMRNYPYAVAGYDFSDKKLKDYFSKFLWYIPIGKNVELGEDDYEVINNVDKIINSRKK from the coding sequence ATGAGAAAAATCAGAATATTTTTATTATTTTGCTTAATGTTTATTTTTTGTACAAATTTACTGGCAAATGATTGGGAATTTGGTTCAGAAGGTGGACATATTGTTCCAATGAATGTGTCTAATATTGCTATAAAGAGTGAGAAACTTCATTTTAAGCTGGAAAAAGTCAAGGGGGAGTATGGACCAGTAAATGAAATGGCGGTAACTGTAAGATTTGTGTTTGACAGTCCTGAGGCTGGCGAGAAATACATTGGGTTTATTACGCCTGAAGGTGGAAATGAGGAATGGGATGAAGTTAATCATTTTAAAAATTTTAGAACTATTGTAAATGGGAAAAGTGTAAATACAGTTTCTTACAGATTAACCGATTTTGTTCCAAAGGATGTAAAGAAACTTGAAGAAGTGAAAAAATATTTTAAGGAATATGACGAAGAAAAGGCAAAAGAGGAAGCCGACTATTATAAAAGAAGCTATGTTTATTATTTTAAAGCAAACTTTAAAAAGGGAGAAAATGTAATTGAGCATAGCTATCGTTACGATGGAAGTGGCGGTGTCGGATACAATGACTTTAATTATGTCTGGTCTACTATTTCAAAATGGAAAAATCAAAAAGTGGATGACTTTGAAGTAATTGTTGAGCCTGGAAGTGCTTTGATTGCAATCCCTGAAATAAAGATGAAAAATGGAAAATATATAGACTGGAAATTAGTTGGAGAAGGGAATATTGATTACGGATATAGAAATTATTACGATAGAGATGGGCAATATAAAGTTCTTTATGCAAAACTAAAAAAAGGATATTTACATTTTAAAACAAAGAATTTTAGTCCTGAAGATGAATTTAATCTATCAGAAATAGTATATCTAAACGGTAATTACTATTTTCCTGAAAAAACGGAAAAAGGCTATAAATACAGAGATGATTTAACAAAAGCCGCTTACAGTGCGGAATATTTAACAGCAGATGAATTAAAAGAACTTACCAATGAAGATTTGAAAATAATGAGAAATTATCCTTATGCAGTAGCAGGATATGATTTTTCTGATAAAAAATTAAAAGATTATTTCTCAAAATTCCTGTGGTATATTCCAATTGGAAAAAATGTGGAATTGGGAGAAGATGACTATGAAGTTATTAATAATGTGGATAAGATTATAAATAGCAGGAAAAAATAG
- a CDS encoding cation:dicarboxylate symporter family transporter — translation MTAIVFSSIWIVILILLFFLLIHINVNLKKKFKFSTRIIISTVLGFVAGIVFQSTLGLVGAAEHEVVIKNVTNAASLVGRGFTSLLKMIVIPLVGLSVYNSIINSKNNENLRKLTIKSVVYYTATVAISAIIGIVIAMTFKLGVGMKLPEGMEAWAGKGEYKGLVDVVVSFIPSNIFKAMTETSVIGVVIFTAFLGFATNRVGLKNPEKIKPLKDVTEALFSVMTSVTITIIKIIPYGVAALMFDLTASYGLEVFKNLVTYLIVMFISLGLVVIMQSLNLTIHGINPLRYYKKVTAPLVLSFTTTSSMGTLPVTIETLEKEVGVSSPTANFTATLGTTIGMNGCAGVFPAVIAIMIANMNGIAITPVFLISLITVIALGSFGMAGVPGTAYIAATVVLGGMGLPFAPVALVLPIDSIIDMGRTAINVNGAMVVSTVVDKEMGTFNEEVFKGERISEA, via the coding sequence ATGACAGCGATAGTGTTTTCAAGTATATGGATAGTAATTTTGATTTTACTGTTCTTTTTATTGATTCATATAAATGTGAATTTAAAGAAAAAATTTAAGTTTTCTACAAGGATAATAATTTCTACAGTATTAGGATTTGTTGCGGGAATTGTATTTCAATCAACGTTAGGATTAGTGGGAGCGGCTGAGCATGAGGTTGTTATAAAGAATGTGACAAATGCAGCTTCGTTAGTAGGGAGAGGATTTACGAGCCTTTTAAAAATGATAGTTATTCCGTTAGTTGGGCTATCTGTTTACAATTCAATAATTAATTCTAAAAATAATGAGAATTTGAGAAAACTGACCATAAAATCAGTAGTTTATTATACAGCGACTGTGGCTATTTCGGCGATTATTGGAATTGTAATTGCAATGACATTTAAGCTGGGAGTTGGAATGAAATTACCTGAAGGAATGGAAGCATGGGCTGGAAAAGGGGAATATAAAGGCCTTGTTGATGTTGTAGTCTCGTTTATACCGTCAAATATTTTTAAGGCTATGACAGAAACAAGTGTTATTGGAGTAGTAATATTTACAGCGTTTCTAGGATTTGCAACAAACCGAGTTGGATTAAAAAATCCTGAGAAAATAAAACCTTTGAAGGACGTAACAGAAGCATTGTTTTCAGTAATGACAAGCGTTACAATTACAATAATAAAAATAATTCCGTATGGAGTTGCGGCATTGATGTTTGATTTGACGGCTTCTTATGGGCTTGAAGTATTTAAAAATCTTGTTACATATCTGATTGTAATGTTTATTTCATTAGGGTTGGTTGTAATAATGCAATCTTTAAATCTTACAATACACGGTATAAATCCACTAAGATATTACAAGAAAGTAACAGCACCGTTAGTTCTATCATTTACAACAACTTCAAGCATGGGAACTTTACCTGTAACAATTGAAACATTGGAAAAAGAAGTAGGAGTAAGTTCACCAACTGCTAACTTTACAGCGACACTAGGGACAACAATAGGAATGAATGGTTGTGCAGGAGTATTTCCAGCAGTAATAGCAATAATGATTGCCAATATGAACGGCATTGCAATTACTCCAGTATTTTTAATAAGCCTTATAACAGTAATCGCATTAGGGTCGTTCGGTATGGCAGGAGTACCGGGAACAGCCTACATTGCAGCAACAGTCGTACTAGGTGGAATGGGATTGCCTTTTGCTCCAGTAGCTTTAGTACTGCCAATTGACTCAATAATAGATATGGGACGTACAGCAATAAATGTAAACGGTGCAATGGTAGTTTCGACTGTTGTAGACAAAGAAATGGGAACTTTTAATGAAGAAGTTTTTAAAGGGGAAAGAATAAGTGAAGCATAA